From Cellvibrio zantedeschiae, the proteins below share one genomic window:
- a CDS encoding Y-family DNA polymerase, which translates to MMSINYYPANERLWLALRLSKLPLEALKIDATTEAIVITEMQRVIYANENARSAGVAFGMDATTAQLLSNCEVHLRNRTLEKQALNHLSAQLYQFTPYLETYECEYLPHSGLLLEIFSCLQLFSGLQSLASKIFNCLKDAHYSFEYGLAHTAKGAWLLSFKHYPICGNETQTIFCERLKSLPIHLLQDYPNAIDALKKTGFTTLADIAKQIDAQKISSIKKRLGAEFTEYFCGIFGIEQNFQQNSLFANPLPNYKPLEFFSDYIQFDYPITQNDQLYYPVESLLQNLSDYLQKRQLECQHIEWTLSDIYHNKFLLNVHSDTPESHWQLLYDLTLIQLDSRELPFEVDSLTLICRNTNSMQNRNQLLVFDHSRKSRSVGRSFAITMAKLKARLGDQSIYKLSYRDSLLPEKSHCKISFNDTPNQNLPPIHKKSLRPTWLLDCPLMIEERTQGLYWRGKLNLLAGPERINAQWWEKPVARDYFIAQRHDHVRLWVFFDLHQKAWYLHGIFA; encoded by the coding sequence ATGATGTCGATAAATTATTACCCGGCAAATGAACGCTTATGGTTGGCGCTACGCTTGAGCAAGCTTCCATTAGAAGCATTAAAAATTGATGCAACGACTGAAGCTATTGTCATTACGGAAATGCAGCGCGTCATTTACGCTAATGAAAATGCCCGCTCGGCAGGCGTTGCGTTTGGAATGGATGCAACCACAGCGCAATTACTCAGTAATTGTGAAGTGCACTTGCGCAATCGCACACTGGAAAAACAGGCTTTAAATCATTTATCTGCGCAGCTCTACCAATTCACTCCTTATTTGGAAACTTATGAATGCGAATATTTACCACATTCAGGTTTGCTATTGGAAATTTTCAGCTGCCTGCAATTATTTTCCGGCTTGCAATCTTTAGCATCAAAAATTTTTAATTGTTTAAAAGATGCACATTACTCTTTCGAATATGGATTAGCGCATACCGCCAAAGGTGCATGGTTATTATCTTTTAAACATTACCCAATTTGTGGCAATGAAACTCAAACAATATTTTGTGAACGATTAAAAAGCTTACCCATTCATCTTTTACAGGATTACCCAAACGCAATTGACGCATTAAAAAAAACAGGATTTACAACATTGGCTGATATAGCCAAGCAAATAGACGCACAAAAAATCAGCAGCATCAAAAAGCGTTTAGGTGCAGAATTCACAGAATACTTTTGCGGAATTTTTGGAATTGAGCAAAATTTTCAACAAAACTCACTTTTCGCAAATCCATTACCCAACTATAAACCCCTGGAGTTTTTTTCTGATTACATCCAGTTTGATTATCCTATTACCCAAAATGATCAGCTTTATTATCCTGTTGAAAGCTTGCTGCAAAACCTCAGTGATTATTTGCAAAAGCGACAATTAGAATGTCAACACATTGAATGGACTTTGTCCGATATCTATCACAATAAATTTCTATTAAACGTGCATAGCGATACACCGGAAAGCCATTGGCAATTATTGTACGACTTAACACTTATTCAACTCGACAGCCGCGAATTACCTTTTGAAGTCGATTCGCTCACGCTTATTTGTCGCAACACCAACAGCATGCAAAATCGCAATCAATTACTGGTTTTCGATCACAGCAGAAAATCACGTTCTGTTGGGCGAAGTTTTGCTATCACCATGGCCAAGTTAAAAGCCCGTCTTGGTGATCAGTCCATCTATAAATTAAGTTATCGCGATTCACTTTTACCCGAAAAAAGCCATTGCAAAATTTCATTCAATGACACGCCCAACCAAAACTTACCGCCTATTCACAAAAAATCCCTGCGCCCCACCTGGCTGTTGGATTGCCCTTTAATGATTGAAGAAAGAACCCAAGGTTTATATTGGCGAGGAAAATTAAATTTATTGGCCGGGCCAGAACGTATCAATGCACAGTGGTGGGAAAAACCTGTCGCACGAGATTATTTTATTGCACAAAGGCATGACCATGTAAGGCTGTGGGTATTTTTTGATTTACACCAAAAAGCCTGGTACCTACATGGCATTTTCGCATAA
- a CDS encoding putative bifunctional diguanylate cyclase/phosphodiesterase, with protein sequence MRDKTPSFIHGISFQLAKIGIILAFVLSFIMSFIQTSFDYFEQQKELAKFIDQVIAVAKPPAARSVATLDEELSDEVVNGLLKYGFIYEVVIADEQGNILSQASVKRDPAATRWFTQKISQSIAEYGDVLVIPGYAEGTSGSIRFKVDMDQWLAPFYARAYSNMLFGVLRNMVLVLLLFFVFYFMLTKPLVKLSREINNINPDHPGVHRLTLLPPKRRDELAQLIVNSNHLLDIVELSLAKRRAVELALRKSEEHLRQIIDNLPVMIGARNIAGYYLFANKALADELGFTPEQMRNLHVRQLLKNSVFDIDTMLQNDYRVIRGNEELDVIEERFITATGRQLFLQTHIMPLAFYDEKVALIVSVDITDRKNAQAKMEFMAHHDSLTGLPNRLQLVERLEHELRRAERHGYFGAVLFIDLDQFKNINDSLGHPVGDRVLQEVATRLQNTVRDEDLVARLSGDEFVVVLTVLDQNIETAALRAGEISEKIRTVISQPCLYDNMELRVTCSVGVVVYPDKNNSVHELLRYADTAMYQVKEKGRDSIEFFNEEMADKVSRQLVMEGDLHRALDEYQFKLHYQPKIDVMTGFVVGAEALLRWEHPTKGTISPIDFIPVLETSGMIIDVGQWVLEESCKTLERWNEMGLWREGTRLSINISPRQFRRNAFVDDVVQTLNKHKIPANSLDMEITEGIVIQRVDEAITTMTVLSEYGISFSLDDFGTGYSSISYLKRLPVSTLKIDKGFVRDIIDDRNDRVLVETIITMGRLLDMELVAEGVEQTDQLKILQQFGCHYYQGYLSSPAVSIENFEEILMADAKKRAQDV encoded by the coding sequence ATGCGAGATAAGACTCCATCGTTTATTCATGGCATTTCTTTCCAATTGGCCAAGATAGGTATCATCCTGGCCTTTGTGCTCAGCTTTATAATGAGCTTCATCCAAACGTCGTTCGACTATTTTGAGCAGCAAAAAGAGCTCGCTAAATTCATTGATCAGGTTATCGCTGTTGCCAAACCTCCAGCTGCGCGCTCGGTGGCTACTCTGGATGAAGAGTTGTCAGACGAGGTGGTAAACGGTTTATTAAAATACGGCTTCATTTACGAAGTTGTTATTGCAGATGAACAGGGCAATATCCTTTCACAAGCCAGCGTAAAACGCGATCCCGCGGCAACTCGCTGGTTCACCCAAAAAATTTCCCAATCCATTGCAGAATACGGTGATGTATTGGTCATTCCCGGCTACGCAGAGGGCACTTCTGGCAGCATCCGTTTTAAAGTGGATATGGATCAATGGCTCGCCCCGTTTTATGCGCGTGCCTATTCCAATATGTTGTTTGGCGTATTGCGGAACATGGTGTTGGTGCTGCTTCTATTCTTTGTATTTTATTTCATGCTGACCAAGCCACTGGTTAAACTCTCGCGTGAAATTAACAATATTAATCCCGATCATCCCGGCGTTCATCGTTTAACTTTATTACCTCCCAAGCGTCGCGACGAACTTGCGCAATTAATTGTTAACTCAAATCATTTATTAGATATTGTTGAATTGTCCCTCGCCAAACGCCGGGCCGTTGAATTGGCGTTGCGTAAAAGTGAAGAACACTTGCGTCAAATTATCGATAACCTTCCTGTGATGATCGGTGCGAGAAATATTGCCGGTTATTATTTATTTGCCAATAAAGCACTTGCGGATGAGTTAGGGTTTACACCAGAGCAAATGCGCAACTTGCATGTGCGCCAGCTGCTCAAAAATTCTGTGTTTGATATAGACACCATGCTTCAAAACGATTACCGCGTGATTCGTGGTAATGAAGAGCTGGATGTGATTGAAGAACGCTTTATCACAGCAACAGGTCGTCAATTATTTTTGCAAACCCATATTATGCCTTTAGCATTTTATGATGAAAAAGTTGCGCTTATTGTATCTGTGGATATTACTGACCGTAAAAATGCGCAAGCCAAAATGGAATTTATGGCGCACCACGATTCGCTCACCGGTTTACCAAACCGTTTACAACTTGTTGAACGCCTTGAGCATGAATTACGCCGCGCTGAACGTCATGGATATTTTGGTGCGGTTTTGTTTATCGACCTTGATCAATTCAAAAACATCAACGATTCTTTGGGACATCCCGTAGGCGACAGGGTGTTGCAAGAAGTTGCTACACGTTTGCAAAACACCGTGCGCGATGAAGATTTGGTGGCGCGGTTGAGCGGTGACGAATTCGTTGTTGTACTTACCGTGCTCGATCAGAATATTGAAACCGCTGCTTTGCGTGCTGGCGAAATCAGTGAAAAAATTCGCACAGTAATTTCGCAACCCTGTTTATATGACAATATGGAATTGCGCGTAACTTGCAGCGTGGGTGTTGTGGTTTACCCCGATAAAAATAATTCGGTGCACGAATTATTACGCTATGCCGATACAGCCATGTATCAAGTGAAAGAAAAAGGCCGTGACTCAATTGAATTCTTTAACGAAGAAATGGCCGATAAAGTAAGCCGTCAATTGGTGATGGAAGGTGACTTGCATCGCGCCTTGGATGAGTATCAGTTTAAGCTACATTACCAGCCCAAAATTGATGTGATGACCGGTTTTGTAGTGGGAGCAGAAGCGCTATTGCGTTGGGAGCATCCTACCAAAGGCACTATTTCTCCGATTGATTTTATTCCTGTATTAGAAACATCGGGAATGATTATCGACGTAGGGCAATGGGTGCTTGAAGAGTCGTGCAAAACTCTTGAGCGTTGGAATGAAATGGGTTTGTGGCGTGAAGGCACGCGTTTAAGTATTAATATTAGTCCGCGTCAATTCCGTCGTAACGCGTTCGTAGATGACGTTGTGCAAACCTTAAACAAACACAAAATTCCGGCCAATTCTTTGGATATGGAAATTACCGAAGGCATCGTAATCCAGCGCGTGGATGAAGCGATTACCACCATGACAGTATTGTCTGAGTATGGAATTAGTTTCTCGCTGGATGACTTCGGTACAGGATATTCATCAATCAGCTATTTGAAACGTTTGCCGGTAAGCACCTTAAAAATTGATAAAGGCTTTGTGCGCGATATTATTGATGACCGCAACGACCGTGTATTGGTAGAAACGATTATTACCATGGGGCGCTTGTTGGATATGGAACTGGTTGCGGAGGGTGTTGAGCAAACAGATCAGCTTAAAATTCTACAGCAATTTGGTTGTCATTATTATCAAGGTTATTTATCAAGCCCAGCTGTTAGCATTGAAAACTTCGAAGAAATATTAATGGCAGATGCAAAAAAACGTGCACAAGATGTTTAA
- a CDS encoding transglycosylase SLT domain-containing protein, producing the protein MHVRFPYSLLAKSLLLSLLIVSYAHAATTKPANQKHSKAPAKQSQVSAKQSQAPVKQLPDVPVSSARKAERLYYVEAQAALDKKQFSRYRELLPKLKNYPLVAYLEYQELGERLMTLPTKEVEQFFNRYPDAYVSERMRHRWLRALAIKELWSEYRRFYDSNLTDPELACLNLRARLATGDKTALKEVEVLWNIEKQQSTACEPVFKEWKNAGYLTPALLWSRHQKAVKADEISLAASLLQEMSPTQQVPALLYENIAQNPRLILQPEHFKTQTPETRVSIALGLEKYAQTDAQEAALLWKIYSNRSDFTEDERLNISYTIARQLLRQDHGKEAEQMVAAIPNLSRPDLMEALIREALLQRDWEKAYRWVLRLPADSKKTERWTYWQGRIMEELKIKELEGKSSKDFYTNVANTRSFYGFLASDKLGIEYSLLDKPLNISKEVLNKVENNPGIQRAREFYLTGNLAAANREWTFTTNRLPTTEEMVAAGRIADRWGWYRQAIQTMQDSDYWDELSVRFPIPFHEHVKAASQQTSIDPHFVYAITKQESAFNIDAKSPVGAMGLMQLMPTTAKSTAKKAGLIYRPQDLLLAEKNIALGSRYLEQLLNSFSGNRILAAAAYNAGPSRVRQWLNKDDNKLPYDVWIETIPYKETRLYVQNVLSFAVIYAYRTGSKQPFITPQEATKTL; encoded by the coding sequence ATGCACGTCCGATTTCCCTATAGCTTGCTCGCCAAGAGCTTGCTACTGAGTTTGCTTATTGTTTCTTATGCACATGCGGCTACTACTAAACCCGCAAACCAAAAACACTCCAAAGCACCTGCCAAACAATCCCAGGTTTCTGCTAAACAATCCCAAGCCCCTGTCAAACAACTTCCAGACGTTCCTGTCTCCAGCGCTCGCAAAGCGGAACGCCTTTATTATGTAGAAGCTCAAGCAGCCTTGGATAAAAAGCAATTTTCACGCTACCGCGAACTATTGCCGAAGTTAAAAAATTATCCGCTTGTCGCCTACTTGGAATACCAGGAATTAGGTGAGCGTTTAATGACCTTGCCGACGAAAGAGGTTGAACAATTTTTTAATCGTTATCCCGATGCCTATGTTTCCGAGCGTATGCGTCATCGTTGGTTGCGGGCATTGGCAATTAAAGAGTTATGGTCCGAATACCGCCGCTTTTACGACAGCAATCTCACCGATCCAGAATTAGCTTGTTTAAATTTGCGAGCTCGACTCGCTACCGGTGACAAAACTGCACTTAAAGAAGTGGAAGTGCTTTGGAATATTGAAAAGCAACAATCCACAGCTTGTGAACCTGTATTTAAAGAATGGAAAAATGCCGGTTATTTAACACCCGCGCTTTTGTGGAGCCGCCATCAAAAGGCAGTGAAGGCTGATGAAATTAGTCTTGCTGCAAGCCTTTTGCAAGAGATGTCACCAACCCAACAAGTACCTGCCCTGCTCTATGAAAATATTGCACAAAACCCACGTTTAATTTTGCAGCCTGAACACTTTAAAACCCAAACGCCAGAAACGCGCGTCAGCATAGCGCTCGGTTTGGAAAAGTATGCGCAAACAGACGCGCAAGAAGCAGCTTTATTATGGAAAATTTATTCCAACCGCAGTGATTTTACCGAAGACGAACGATTGAATATTAGTTACACCATAGCGCGTCAATTGTTGCGCCAGGATCACGGTAAAGAAGCCGAGCAAATGGTTGCTGCAATACCTAATCTAAGCCGCCCGGATTTAATGGAGGCATTGATTCGCGAAGCCCTGCTGCAACGGGATTGGGAAAAAGCTTACCGCTGGGTACTGCGTTTGCCGGCCGACAGCAAAAAAACCGAGCGCTGGACCTACTGGCAAGGTCGCATTATGGAAGAATTAAAAATTAAAGAACTGGAAGGAAAATCTTCAAAAGATTTTTACACCAATGTGGCGAATACTCGCAGCTTTTATGGGTTTTTAGCATCCGACAAATTGGGTATCGAATACAGTTTGCTCGACAAACCTTTGAATATTTCTAAAGAAGTTTTAAATAAAGTTGAAAACAATCCCGGAATTCAACGCGCGCGTGAATTCTATTTGACAGGAAATTTAGCCGCCGCTAACCGCGAGTGGACGTTTACGACTAACCGCTTGCCCACCACAGAAGAAATGGTAGCGGCCGGCCGTATTGCGGATCGCTGGGGTTGGTACCGTCAAGCAATTCAAACCATGCAAGATTCAGATTATTGGGATGAGCTATCTGTACGCTTCCCTATTCCTTTTCACGAACACGTTAAAGCGGCTTCGCAGCAAACTTCAATAGATCCACATTTTGTTTACGCTATTACTAAACAGGAAAGCGCATTCAATATAGATGCAAAATCGCCTGTAGGCGCAATGGGCCTGATGCAGTTAATGCCGACCACAGCAAAATCGACAGCGAAAAAAGCGGGCTTGATTTATCGCCCACAGGATTTGTTATTGGCTGAAAAAAATATCGCATTGGGGAGCCGCTATTTGGAACAGCTGCTCAATTCATTTTCCGGTAATCGAATTTTGGCTGCAGCTGCCTACAACGCTGGCCCATCACGAGTAAGACAATGGCTTAACAAAGATGACAACAAATTGCCGTACGATGTTTGGATTGAAACTATTCCCTACAAAGAAACCCGTTTGTACGTACAGAATGTTTTATCTTTTGCGGTGATTTACGCTTACCGTACAGGAAGCAAACAACCTTTTATCACGCCACAAGAAGCAACCAAAACTCTGTAA
- a CDS encoding error-prone DNA polymerase produces the protein MRYAHLNTTTNFTFLTGASHPPEYIYRAAELEYDALAITDECSLAGIVKAFVAAEELNFKLIVGSRFTLSNGMQLIAIAPNRTAYAELSGFITLARRRANKGEYEAHFDDLRFRLQHCLIIWIGHTAEDSVQPESIINQLYNSFKERLWIGINHQLQGGEQAEFARWLSLGVQKNIPLVACGAALMHEKKRKPLQDVVTVIRHNSSIANMGTKLEINGEAYLKSLAQLQKLYPESLLEQTCVIADLCQFSMTELRYQYPKELVPAGLTPIKHLRNLVNEGKQRRWPKGVPKDAEEILQKELELVEELGYEYFFLTVYDIVIYARKQNILCQGRGSSANSVICYCLYITEISPQDIKVLFERFISRERKEEPDIDVDFEHSRREEVIQYIYQKYGRERAAIAATVITYRSRSAVRDVGKALGMEQSLVDHLAKSVAWWDRREDLSKRIAASGLKINQKLLQHFFILVDQIRGFPRHLSQHVGGFVISQDKISDLVPIENASMPERTLIQWDKEDLESMNLLKVDVLALGMLTTLRKSLGYINTYDKKISALSDIPKEDSATYEMLCNGDSVGTFQVESRAQMAMLPRLKPKTFYDLVVQIAIVRPGPIQGGMVHPYLRRRNGLEKPDLPKDELKDILEVTYGVPIFQEQVIRIAMVAAGFSGGRADKLRRSMATWGKDSTLMNFEEEFIEGMLAGGYELDFAKRLFEQVKGFGGYGFPESHSASFAILAYASAWIKCHHPAAFYCALLNSQPMGFYSPSQLIQDARRHQLPILPIDINLSCYEHKIEKVSKRNKTLMGIRLGFCEIKSIDHEKAMMIEIWRGDAPFQSLKDLSQRSGLTAIDLQYLASADVLRSLSGNRHEARWEAAAIEPFSELLEHATPPPHDDLLTAAPTLEQDVLNDYATTGLSLRPHPMALLRNAPPFDRCTQYSDLKHLRHGGFVRVAGLVTGRQRPGTASGALFLTLEDETGNINVIVWKGTQETFRQVLLTSRLLLIKGTVEINNDNVANPVVHVIAGQLHDYSDRLENFSLKSRDFH, from the coding sequence ATGCGTTATGCTCACTTAAACACTACCACCAACTTTACGTTTCTCACGGGGGCATCCCATCCACCAGAATATATCTATCGTGCCGCTGAATTAGAATACGATGCTTTGGCAATTACCGATGAATGCTCGCTCGCAGGAATCGTTAAGGCTTTTGTTGCAGCAGAAGAATTAAACTTTAAATTAATTGTGGGCAGCCGTTTTACATTGAGTAACGGTATGCAACTCATTGCTATAGCACCAAACCGAACAGCTTATGCTGAATTATCCGGATTTATCACCCTCGCTCGCCGTCGCGCCAATAAAGGTGAATATGAAGCGCATTTTGATGATTTGCGATTTCGCCTGCAGCATTGTTTGATTATTTGGATTGGGCACACTGCCGAAGATAGTGTTCAGCCAGAATCGATTATCAACCAACTTTACAACTCATTCAAAGAACGCTTATGGATCGGTATAAATCATCAATTACAAGGCGGCGAACAAGCTGAGTTTGCGCGCTGGCTAAGTTTAGGTGTACAAAAAAATATTCCTTTAGTTGCGTGCGGCGCAGCACTCATGCATGAAAAAAAGCGCAAGCCCCTGCAAGATGTGGTGACAGTAATTCGTCATAATTCTTCCATTGCAAATATGGGCACCAAGCTGGAAATTAACGGAGAAGCCTACCTAAAATCCTTGGCGCAATTACAAAAACTCTACCCCGAAAGCTTGCTGGAACAAACCTGCGTTATTGCCGATTTATGTCAGTTTTCAATGACTGAATTGCGTTATCAATACCCTAAGGAATTGGTTCCAGCAGGCCTGACGCCAATTAAGCATTTACGTAATTTGGTGAATGAAGGAAAGCAAAGACGATGGCCAAAAGGAGTTCCAAAAGATGCAGAAGAAATTCTACAAAAAGAACTAGAGCTTGTAGAAGAACTCGGGTATGAATACTTTTTTTTGACTGTATACGACATTGTAATTTATGCCAGGAAACAAAATATTCTCTGTCAAGGTCGAGGTTCATCCGCTAATTCGGTGATATGTTATTGTCTATATATTACCGAAATTTCACCACAAGATATTAAAGTATTATTTGAACGTTTTATATCAAGAGAGCGAAAAGAAGAACCAGATATTGATGTTGATTTTGAACATTCCCGGCGCGAAGAAGTCATTCAATACATTTATCAAAAATATGGCCGTGAGCGTGCAGCTATTGCAGCCACTGTTATTACCTATCGTTCTCGCAGTGCCGTTCGCGATGTAGGCAAAGCTTTGGGAATGGAACAATCCTTAGTTGATCATTTGGCAAAATCAGTGGCTTGGTGGGATCGCAGAGAAGATTTATCAAAGCGTATAGCAGCTTCAGGCTTAAAAATAAATCAAAAACTATTACAACATTTTTTTATTTTAGTTGATCAAATTCGTGGTTTCCCTCGTCACCTATCACAGCATGTAGGTGGATTTGTAATATCTCAAGATAAAATCAGTGATCTTGTTCCAATTGAAAATGCCTCCATGCCAGAACGTACATTAATTCAATGGGACAAAGAAGATTTAGAATCCATGAATCTATTGAAAGTCGATGTTCTTGCACTCGGCATGCTCACTACCTTACGCAAAAGTTTGGGTTACATTAACACTTACGATAAAAAAATTTCAGCTTTGTCTGATATTCCAAAGGAGGATTCTGCAACTTACGAGATGCTATGCAATGGTGACAGCGTTGGAACTTTTCAAGTAGAGTCTCGTGCGCAAATGGCAATGTTACCGAGATTAAAGCCGAAAACATTTTATGATCTTGTTGTTCAGATAGCCATTGTTCGACCAGGCCCAATTCAAGGAGGTATGGTTCATCCTTATTTGCGTAGACGAAATGGCTTAGAAAAGCCTGACTTACCCAAAGACGAACTTAAAGATATTTTGGAAGTAACTTACGGTGTACCTATTTTTCAAGAACAAGTCATTCGTATTGCAATGGTTGCAGCAGGGTTTAGCGGTGGTAGAGCCGATAAATTAAGGCGTTCTATGGCAACTTGGGGTAAAGACAGCACACTAATGAATTTTGAAGAAGAATTTATCGAAGGCATGCTGGCTGGAGGATACGAATTAGATTTTGCAAAACGTTTATTTGAACAAGTAAAAGGTTTTGGTGGTTATGGTTTCCCAGAAAGCCATTCAGCAAGCTTTGCAATTTTAGCTTATGCATCTGCATGGATTAAATGCCACCACCCTGCTGCGTTTTATTGCGCCCTGTTAAATAGCCAGCCCATGGGTTTTTATTCGCCATCTCAATTAATTCAGGACGCACGCCGCCATCAACTTCCTATTTTGCCCATAGATATTAATCTCAGCTGCTATGAACACAAAATAGAAAAGGTAAGCAAACGCAATAAAACCCTCATGGGAATTCGCTTGGGGTTTTGTGAAATAAAATCCATTGACCATGAAAAAGCCATGATGATTGAAATATGGCGAGGTGACGCACCATTCCAATCCTTAAAAGATCTTTCACAACGCTCAGGATTAACCGCTATAGATTTACAATATCTCGCCTCAGCAGATGTACTGCGCTCGCTCAGCGGAAATCGCCATGAAGCGCGCTGGGAAGCAGCAGCTATTGAACCTTTCTCTGAATTACTTGAGCACGCAACCCCACCACCCCACGATGATTTGTTAACTGCTGCCCCAACGCTTGAGCAAGATGTGTTGAATGATTATGCGACTACGGGATTAAGTTTGCGTCCACACCCCATGGCATTATTACGCAACGCCCCCCCATTTGATCGCTGCACTCAATACAGCGATTTAAAACATTTACGCCACGGTGGATTTGTTCGTGTTGCAGGACTTGTTACCGGCCGCCAGCGCCCGGGAACAGCAAGCGGTGCATTGTTTTTAACGCTGGAAGATGAAACAGGCAACATCAATGTCATCGTTTGGAAAGGAACCCAGGAAACCTTTCGCCAAGTATTACTTACATCCAGGTTATTGCTAATTAAAGGCACCGTAGAAATTAATAATGATAATGTCGCCAATCCAGTGGTGCATGTAATCGCAGGGCAACTACATGATTATTCAGATAGGTTGGAGAATTTTTCGCTAAAATCCAGGGATTTCCATTAA
- a CDS encoding diguanylate cyclase: MTNLNPPTSPEIELEQLLNRSDIWRGKAYSPAPQISLDTGYADINAALFNKGWPTSSLIEVCQKGLQQQEWLLFLPVLKMISGYILLLNPPGEPFCQTFIQAGIDLDRIVVVRISNKADFLTSFTELARTQACEVLFAWQERQNLSYTELRKCLLACNEGNGLCVLFRPESAQQQSSPAALRLYTQLTRNHLQLNIFKQKGALQQSTQAIHIPLPDTLKGYLDYSSLDQTPLPGTVTNASKKSANILPLKRRKK; this comes from the coding sequence ATGACAAACTTAAACCCGCCGACATCTCCCGAAATTGAATTGGAGCAACTGCTTAATCGCAGCGATATATGGCGCGGCAAGGCTTATAGCCCTGCCCCACAAATATCCTTGGATACGGGTTATGCAGACATTAATGCAGCTCTGTTTAACAAAGGTTGGCCAACATCCAGCTTGATTGAGGTCTGCCAAAAAGGGTTGCAGCAACAAGAGTGGCTGTTATTTTTACCGGTTCTCAAGATGATCAGCGGCTACATCTTGTTACTGAATCCACCGGGGGAGCCCTTCTGCCAGACATTTATCCAGGCAGGTATAGATCTGGATCGGATCGTCGTTGTCCGGATTTCCAATAAAGCTGACTTTCTGACAAGTTTTACCGAATTGGCTCGCACCCAAGCTTGTGAAGTTTTATTCGCCTGGCAAGAGCGCCAAAACCTGAGTTATACCGAGTTGCGAAAATGCCTTTTGGCCTGTAATGAAGGCAATGGTTTGTGTGTTTTATTTCGCCCGGAAAGCGCCCAGCAACAAAGCTCTCCGGCGGCATTACGCCTATACACCCAATTGACCCGGAATCATCTACAGCTAAACATCTTCAAACAAAAAGGCGCCCTGCAACAATCAACACAAGCTATACACATACCGCTGCCTGACACATTAAAAGGTTATCTTGATTATTCCTCGCTGGATCAAACCCCGCTGCCCGGCACTGTTACAAATGCTTCTAAAAAGTCGGCAAACATTCTGCCTTTAAAACGAAGGAAGAAATGA
- a CDS encoding 16S rRNA (uracil(1498)-N(3))-methyltransferase, giving the protein MNLVLFSEADFIGDRLIAIRDSRRLQHISQVHQVKVGETLKVGLLNGNMGSGLVVLYNETEIQLEVTLTQAPPKPLPVTLILALPRPKMLKRTLQTIATLGVKKIYLINSYRVEKSYWQTPLLEPGAIYEHLLLGLEQGCDTLLPEVHLIKRFKPFVEDDLSSIVGSTRALVAHPYTDLPCPAQIDYAITLAIGPEGGFIPYEIDLLKKSAGFTAVNLGERIMRVETVVPYLLGRLY; this is encoded by the coding sequence ATGAACCTTGTGTTATTTTCTGAAGCTGATTTTATTGGCGATAGATTGATTGCGATTCGCGACTCTCGTCGCTTGCAACATATTTCACAAGTCCATCAAGTTAAAGTAGGCGAAACACTTAAAGTCGGCCTGCTGAATGGCAATATGGGTTCGGGTTTGGTTGTGCTATATAACGAAACTGAAATTCAATTGGAAGTCACCTTAACGCAAGCGCCACCAAAACCTTTACCAGTAACTTTGATACTTGCACTGCCCCGCCCTAAAATGTTGAAACGCACCTTGCAAACCATTGCGACCCTTGGTGTAAAAAAAATCTATTTAATTAATTCTTATCGTGTTGAAAAAAGCTACTGGCAGACACCATTATTGGAACCTGGTGCAATTTATGAGCATTTGTTGCTGGGCCTTGAACAAGGTTGCGATACACTTTTACCAGAAGTGCATTTGATAAAACGCTTTAAACCTTTTGTTGAAGATGATTTGAGTTCAATTGTAGGCTCTACTCGCGCTTTAGTCGCTCACCCTTACACAGACTTGCCCTGCCCTGCACAAATTGACTATGCGATTACGCTGGCCATAGGGCCCGAGGGCGGCTTTATTCCTTACGAAATTGACTTACTAAAAAAATCGGCGGGATTTACTGCGGTTAATTTAGGGGAAAGAATAATGCGAGTCGAAACTGTTGTGCCTTACTTGTTAGGTAGGCTTTACTAG